One genomic window of Azospirillum sp. TSH58 includes the following:
- a CDS encoding OmpH family outer membrane protein produces MQFSKLRALVAAGAVMAGVAMATPSFAQDKPTDNLKAPVIAVVDVQKIMQESNASKGVSKSFESLRETYQKEIASLEDKLRKSEEELRKQQTVLAPDALANKRRDFEKQVGEVQKTVQSRKRALENALNEAMAVVHKNMVEIVADVARERGANLVLARQQFVLVDTQLDVTDVVLERVNKKLPQVALTVPKP; encoded by the coding sequence ATGCAGTTCAGCAAGCTCAGGGCGCTGGTCGCCGCCGGTGCGGTGATGGCGGGCGTCGCGATGGCGACGCCGTCCTTCGCCCAGGACAAGCCGACCGACAACCTCAAGGCGCCGGTCATCGCCGTGGTCGACGTCCAGAAGATCATGCAGGAGTCGAACGCCTCCAAGGGCGTGTCGAAGTCCTTCGAATCGCTGCGCGAGACCTACCAGAAGGAAATCGCCTCGCTGGAGGACAAGCTGCGCAAGTCCGAGGAGGAACTGCGCAAGCAGCAGACCGTGCTGGCTCCCGACGCCCTGGCCAACAAGCGCCGCGACTTCGAGAAGCAGGTCGGCGAGGTGCAGAAGACGGTGCAGAGCCGCAAGCGCGCCCTGGAGAACGCGCTGAACGAGGCGATGGCCGTCGTCCACAAGAACATGGTCGAGATCGTGGCCGACGTCGCGCGCGAGCGCGGCGCCAACCTGGTCCTCGCCCGCCAGCAGTTCGTCCTGGTCGACACCCAGCTCGACGTCACCGACGTGGTGCTGGAGCGGGTGAACAAGAAGCTGCCCCAGGTCGCGCTGACCGTTCCCAAGCCGTAA
- the bamA gene encoding outer membrane protein assembly factor BamA: protein MRVSSRVLAFGLMAGCAMTTVSLALSHAAWAQAGAPKPGAAKSAAFGDGTLVAQMFSGGTIRDIRVEGVQRIEPTTVRSYLAVAPGDPFDPDRIDQSLKALFNTGLFADVVLKRDGDALVVQVAENPIINRIAFEGNRRIEKENLEKEIQLRPRVVYTRTRVQSDVQRILDIYRRQGRFAATVEPKIIQLDQNRVDLVFEINEGVRTGVRSITFIGNEKFSDGTLREAIQTRESAWWRFMTSDDNYDPDRLNYDRDLLRRYYLKEGYADFRVVSAVAELTPDREDFVITFTVDEGERYKFGKMDISTSLKALDPEQLRSVLSTREGDWYNAQEVENTITKLSNAVGDLQYAFVDVRPRISRNRENQTIDIVYDIVEGPRVFVERIDVTGNVRTLDKVVRREMLLSEGDPFSTTKLRRSEQRIKDLGYFERVNITTAEGTAPDRTVMNVEVTEQSTGEISIGAGYSTSDGPLADFSIRERNLLGRGQDLRFGATVSGSRQEYDVSFTEPYFLDRDLSAGFDLFRITRDYQDESSFDEKSTGMALRMGYPLTENLRQRVYYQLQNTDITSVPSTASRYIQDQKGARTTSLIGQELTYDRRNSRLNPTEGYYVRLTNDFAGVGGNARFLRNRLGAGYYLPLFDDSWVLSTTGEVGYIVGIGKDVFLSDRFFLGGDTLRGFNTAGIGPRDLRTGDALGGTRYYRGSVEMSFPVGLPEEFGLKGHAFSDVGTLGKVDINDPLVPDDESVRLSVGTGLSWRSPFGPIRLDFAVPIIKEDYDKKEIFRFSFGTRF from the coding sequence TTGCGGGTGTCGAGCAGGGTTCTGGCGTTCGGCCTGATGGCCGGTTGCGCCATGACGACGGTTTCTCTTGCCCTTTCCCACGCAGCCTGGGCCCAGGCGGGCGCGCCCAAACCGGGTGCGGCGAAATCCGCCGCCTTCGGTGACGGGACGCTGGTGGCGCAGATGTTCTCGGGCGGCACCATCCGGGATATCCGGGTGGAAGGCGTCCAGCGCATCGAGCCGACGACGGTCCGCTCCTACCTCGCGGTGGCGCCCGGCGATCCCTTCGATCCCGACCGCATCGACCAGTCGCTGAAGGCCCTGTTCAACACGGGTCTGTTCGCCGACGTCGTGCTGAAGCGCGACGGCGATGCGCTGGTGGTGCAGGTGGCGGAAAACCCGATCATCAACCGCATCGCCTTCGAGGGGAACCGGCGCATCGAGAAGGAGAATCTGGAGAAGGAAATCCAGCTCCGTCCCCGCGTCGTCTACACCCGCACCCGCGTTCAGAGCGACGTGCAGCGCATCCTGGACATCTACCGCCGCCAGGGCCGCTTCGCCGCGACCGTCGAGCCGAAGATCATCCAGCTCGACCAGAACCGCGTCGATCTGGTGTTCGAGATCAACGAGGGTGTGCGCACCGGCGTGCGCAGCATCACCTTCATCGGCAACGAGAAGTTCTCCGACGGGACGCTGCGCGAGGCGATCCAGACGCGGGAAAGCGCCTGGTGGCGCTTCATGACGTCGGACGACAACTACGACCCCGACCGCCTGAACTACGACCGCGACCTGCTGCGCCGCTATTACCTCAAGGAAGGCTACGCCGACTTCCGCGTCGTGTCCGCCGTGGCGGAACTGACGCCGGACCGCGAGGACTTCGTCATCACCTTCACGGTGGACGAGGGCGAGCGCTACAAGTTCGGCAAGATGGACATCAGCACCTCGCTGAAGGCGTTGGACCCGGAGCAGCTGCGCAGCGTGCTGAGCACGCGCGAGGGCGACTGGTACAACGCGCAGGAGGTGGAGAACACCATCACCAAGCTGTCCAACGCGGTCGGCGACCTGCAATACGCCTTCGTGGACGTCCGTCCGCGAATCTCGCGCAACCGCGAGAACCAGACCATCGACATCGTCTACGACATCGTCGAGGGACCGCGCGTCTTCGTGGAGCGCATCGACGTGACGGGCAACGTCCGCACGCTGGACAAGGTGGTCCGGCGCGAGATGCTGCTGTCCGAAGGCGATCCGTTCAGCACGACCAAGCTGCGCCGCTCCGAACAGCGCATCAAGGATCTGGGCTATTTCGAGCGCGTCAACATCACCACCGCGGAAGGCACGGCGCCCGACCGCACGGTGATGAACGTCGAGGTGACCGAGCAGTCCACCGGTGAAATCTCCATCGGTGCCGGTTACTCGACCTCGGACGGTCCGCTGGCCGACTTCTCGATCCGCGAGCGCAACCTGCTGGGCCGCGGCCAGGACCTGCGCTTCGGCGCCACCGTGTCGGGCAGCCGCCAGGAATACGACGTCTCCTTCACGGAACCCTATTTCCTCGACCGCGACCTGTCCGCCGGCTTCGACCTGTTCCGCATCACCCGCGACTACCAGGACGAAAGCTCCTTCGACGAGAAGAGCACCGGCATGGCCCTGCGCATGGGCTATCCGCTGACGGAGAACCTGCGCCAGCGCGTCTACTACCAGCTCCAGAACACCGACATCACCAGCGTTCCCAGCACGGCGTCCCGGTACATCCAGGACCAGAAGGGCGCGCGCACGACGTCGCTGATCGGACAGGAGCTGACCTACGACCGCCGCAACAGCCGCCTGAACCCGACGGAAGGCTATTACGTCCGCCTGACGAACGACTTCGCCGGCGTGGGCGGCAACGCCCGCTTCCTGCGCAACCGTCTCGGGGCCGGCTATTACCTGCCGCTGTTCGACGACAGCTGGGTGCTCAGCACCACGGGCGAGGTCGGCTACATCGTCGGCATCGGCAAGGACGTCTTCCTGTCCGACCGCTTCTTCCTGGGTGGCGACACGCTGCGCGGCTTCAACACCGCCGGCATCGGCCCGCGCGACCTGCGCACCGGCGACGCCCTGGGCGGCACCCGCTACTACCGCGGTTCGGTGGAGATGAGCTTCCCGGTCGGCCTGCCCGAGGAATTCGGGCTGAAGGGCCACGCCTTCTCCGACGTCGGCACGCTGGGCAAGGTCGACATCAACGACCCGCTCGTCCCCGACGACGAATCGGTCCGCCTGTCGGTCGGCACCGGCTTGTCCTGGCGCTCGCCCTTCGGGCCGATCCGACTTGACTTTGCGGTCCCGATTATCAAGGAAGATTACGACAAGAAAGAGATCTTCCGCTTCAGCTTTGGAACCAGGTTCTAA
- the rseP gene encoding RIP metalloprotease RseP: MDVMGGFGTTLLSFLLVLTVLVFVHELGHYLVARRNGVRIEVFSIGFGPELFGWTDRSGTRWKFSAIPLGGYVKMFGDADPASTPGAHTQSMSAEEQAVSFHHKRLGQRAAIVAAGPIANFLFAIVALTILFATAGQSFTPPDVGGVQPGSAAERAGLQPGDLIVSINGSGIQRFEEIRQIVSMQPGAPLEMVVQRDGRSVNLTATPDVREVTDRLGNTHRIGQLGIMRGGAETKRHDPLTALWQAGREVVGMVSGTFVALGQMIEGSRGTEELGGPLRIAQMSGEVAQSGWYPLIWFMTFLSVNLGMINLFPVPLLDGGHLMFYALEGLRGRPLGPKAQEYGFRIGLALVLTLMVFATWNDLVQLRVVDFFRGLIS; encoded by the coding sequence ATGGACGTCATGGGCGGCTTCGGGACCACGCTTCTGTCTTTTCTGCTGGTCCTCACCGTGCTCGTGTTTGTGCACGAACTCGGTCACTACCTCGTGGCGCGCCGCAACGGCGTGCGCATCGAGGTGTTCTCCATCGGCTTCGGCCCGGAGCTGTTCGGCTGGACCGACCGCTCCGGAACGCGCTGGAAGTTCAGCGCCATCCCGCTCGGCGGCTATGTGAAGATGTTCGGCGACGCCGACCCGGCGAGCACGCCCGGCGCCCACACGCAGAGCATGAGCGCCGAGGAGCAGGCGGTGTCCTTCCACCACAAGCGGCTCGGCCAGCGGGCGGCCATCGTGGCGGCGGGACCCATCGCGAATTTCCTGTTCGCCATCGTCGCCCTGACCATCCTCTTCGCCACCGCCGGCCAGTCCTTCACCCCGCCGGACGTCGGCGGCGTGCAGCCGGGCAGCGCCGCGGAGCGCGCCGGTCTTCAGCCGGGCGACCTGATCGTCTCGATCAACGGCAGCGGCATCCAGCGATTCGAGGAAATCCGGCAGATCGTCTCGATGCAGCCCGGCGCGCCGCTGGAGATGGTGGTGCAGCGCGACGGACGCTCGGTCAATCTGACGGCGACTCCGGACGTGCGCGAGGTCACCGACCGACTCGGCAACACCCACCGCATCGGCCAGCTCGGAATCATGCGCGGCGGGGCGGAGACCAAGCGCCACGACCCGCTGACCGCCCTGTGGCAGGCGGGCCGCGAGGTCGTCGGCATGGTGTCCGGCACCTTCGTGGCGCTCGGCCAGATGATCGAGGGCTCGCGCGGCACCGAGGAGCTGGGCGGGCCGCTGCGCATCGCCCAGATGTCCGGCGAGGTCGCGCAATCCGGCTGGTACCCGCTGATCTGGTTCATGACCTTCCTGTCCGTGAACCTCGGCATGATCAATTTGTTTCCGGTTCCGCTGCTTGACGGCGGCCATCTGATGTTTTACGCCCTTGAAGGACTCCGTGGGCGTCCTCTCGGACCTAAAGCGCAAGAATACGGTTTCCGCATCGGGCTTGCTTTGGTATTAACGCTCATGGTTTTCGCCACGTGGAACGATCTCGTTCAGCTTCGCGTGGTGGATTTCTTTAGGGGGCTCATTTCCTGA
- a CDS encoding 1-deoxy-D-xylulose-5-phosphate reductoisomerase: MVVKAEGAGDAPRRVTIFGSTGSVGTQTVDLVARDPERFPVEALTANRNVALLAEQARQLRPKLAVVADPAAYADLKEALAGTGVEAAAGPQAVAEAAERPADWVMAAIVGAAGLEPTLAAVRRGACVAFANKEVLVCAGALMMEEVRRHGANLLPVDSEHSAIYQVFDFDRLDSVQRLILTASGGPFRTKDRAFMAAATREQAVAHPTWDMGAKISIDSATMMNKGLEIIEAHFLFGVPEGKIDVLVHPQSVVHSLVEYVDGSVLAQLGTPDMRTPIAYALGWPARISTPAERLDLVKAATLTFEAPDPERFPALRLARAALQSGGGAPTILSAANEVAVQAFLDRRIGFLDIERIVEGVLGTLPYRPLRDLGAVRDTDAEARRAAADRVAALAR, encoded by the coding sequence ATGGTTGTGAAGGCTGAAGGGGCGGGGGACGCGCCGCGCCGCGTGACGATCTTCGGTTCGACCGGATCGGTCGGCACGCAGACGGTGGACCTCGTCGCCCGCGATCCGGAGCGCTTCCCGGTGGAGGCGCTGACCGCCAACCGCAACGTCGCCCTCCTCGCGGAGCAGGCGCGGCAGCTCCGCCCCAAACTGGCCGTGGTCGCCGACCCCGCCGCCTACGCCGACCTCAAGGAGGCCCTGGCCGGAACCGGCGTGGAGGCCGCCGCCGGTCCGCAGGCCGTGGCCGAGGCCGCGGAGCGTCCCGCCGACTGGGTGATGGCCGCCATCGTCGGCGCCGCCGGGCTGGAGCCCACGCTGGCCGCCGTCCGCCGCGGCGCCTGCGTCGCCTTCGCCAACAAGGAGGTGCTGGTCTGCGCCGGCGCCCTGATGATGGAGGAGGTGCGCCGCCACGGCGCCAACCTGCTGCCGGTGGACAGCGAGCATTCGGCGATCTACCAGGTCTTCGACTTCGACCGGCTGGACAGCGTCCAGCGCCTGATCCTGACGGCCTCCGGCGGACCCTTCCGGACGAAGGACCGCGCCTTCATGGCGGCGGCGACGCGCGAACAGGCGGTCGCCCACCCGACCTGGGACATGGGCGCCAAGATCTCCATCGACAGCGCCACCATGATGAACAAGGGGCTGGAGATCATCGAGGCGCATTTCCTCTTCGGCGTCCCCGAAGGGAAGATCGACGTGCTGGTCCACCCGCAATCGGTCGTGCATTCGCTGGTCGAGTATGTGGACGGTTCGGTGCTGGCGCAGCTCGGCACGCCGGACATGCGCACGCCGATCGCCTACGCGCTCGGCTGGCCGGCGCGCATCTCCACGCCCGCCGAACGGCTGGACCTCGTCAAGGCCGCAACCCTGACCTTCGAGGCGCCGGACCCCGAGCGTTTCCCGGCCCTGCGGCTGGCCCGGGCCGCCTTGCAAAGCGGTGGGGGCGCTCCTACTATTCTCAGTGCTGCCAACGAGGTGGCCGTGCAGGCGTTTCTCGACCGCCGGATCGGCTTTCTCGACATCGAACGGATCGTCGAGGGGGTGTTGGGCACGCTGCCGTACCGGCCGCTCCGCGACCTGGGCGCGGTGCGCGACACCGACGCCGAGGCGCGCCGCGCCGCGGCGGACCGGGTTGCGGCTCTGGCACGCTGA
- a CDS encoding phosphatidate cytidylyltransferase has translation MKSSTDGNVASAQPPAPAKSGDLKTRAISALVLAPLVLAAVWAGGWVFHVLIALGAVASAVEWGNLVPCRRKGAAIALSVGGVLLALAAQIAAGPWAAVVVAILATAGVAVASGGPDRGLSGGGILYIVAGLAGLMWLRDDPDSGLALFLFTMLGVWATDIGAYAAGRTIGGPKLAPRISPKKTWAGLIGGMASSALVGWGVALAAGAQRPLLALAVGAVLAVVAQAGDLFESAVKRRYNVKDSGHLIPGHGGILDRIDGLLAAAPVLALFHATIGTAIAWW, from the coding sequence TTGAAGAGTTCCACCGACGGGAACGTCGCTTCGGCGCAACCACCGGCACCCGCTAAATCCGGCGACCTGAAGACGCGCGCCATTTCGGCGCTCGTTCTCGCGCCGCTCGTCCTGGCGGCCGTCTGGGCGGGCGGATGGGTGTTCCATGTCCTGATCGCGCTCGGCGCCGTGGCCTCCGCCGTGGAGTGGGGCAACCTCGTTCCCTGCCGCCGCAAGGGCGCGGCCATCGCGTTATCGGTGGGCGGCGTCCTGCTGGCGCTGGCCGCGCAGATCGCCGCCGGGCCGTGGGCGGCCGTCGTCGTCGCCATCCTGGCCACGGCCGGCGTCGCGGTGGCCTCGGGCGGGCCGGACCGCGGCCTGTCCGGTGGCGGCATCCTCTACATCGTGGCCGGTCTGGCCGGGCTGATGTGGCTGCGCGACGATCCGGACTCCGGCCTCGCGCTGTTCCTCTTCACCATGCTGGGCGTCTGGGCGACCGATATCGGCGCCTACGCCGCCGGACGCACGATCGGCGGGCCGAAGCTCGCCCCGCGCATCAGCCCCAAGAAGACCTGGGCCGGCCTGATCGGCGGCATGGCCTCCTCCGCCCTGGTGGGGTGGGGGGTGGCTCTGGCGGCCGGCGCGCAGCGGCCGCTGCTGGCTCTTGCGGTGGGCGCCGTCCTGGCCGTGGTGGCGCAAGCGGGCGACCTCTTCGAATCCGCGGTCAAGCGCCGTTACAACGTGAAGGACAGCGGCCATCTCATTCCTGGTCACGGGGGAATCCTGGACCGCATCGACGGGCTGCTCGCCGCTGCCCCGGTGCTGGCCCTGTTCCACGCGACCATCGGCACGGCAATCGCATGGTGGTGA
- a CDS encoding isoprenyl transferase yields the protein MRDAEDSRPLRPPAHVAVIMDGNGRWAKSRGLPRTAGHKKGVDAVRRTVEAAGELGIGYLTIFSFSSENWRRPEEEVSDLMQLLRFYLRSEIADLHRNGVRLRVIGDRARLSKDIVGLIENAENLTRDNRKLTLVVALSYGSRQEITLAARRLAEEVKAGTLDPADITEDRLSERLFTADIPDPDLIVRTSGEKRISNFLLWQAAYAELVFVDTLWPDFSKRDLEAAIEEFHRRERRFGATTGTR from the coding sequence ATGCGCGACGCGGAAGACAGCCGCCCCCTGCGCCCGCCCGCGCACGTGGCCGTGATCATGGACGGCAACGGGCGCTGGGCGAAGTCCAGAGGGCTGCCCCGCACCGCCGGCCATAAAAAGGGCGTGGACGCCGTCCGCCGGACGGTCGAAGCCGCGGGCGAGCTGGGGATCGGCTATCTGACGATCTTCAGCTTCTCGTCCGAGAACTGGCGTCGGCCGGAGGAGGAGGTGTCCGACCTCATGCAGCTCCTGCGCTTCTACCTGCGCAGCGAGATTGCCGACCTCCACCGGAACGGCGTGCGCCTGCGCGTCATCGGCGACCGGGCCCGCCTGTCCAAGGACATCGTCGGCCTGATCGAGAACGCCGAGAACCTCACGCGCGACAACCGCAAGCTGACCCTCGTGGTGGCGTTGAGCTACGGCTCCCGCCAGGAGATCACGCTGGCGGCGCGGCGTCTGGCCGAGGAGGTGAAGGCGGGGACGCTCGACCCCGCGGACATCACCGAGGACCGGCTGTCCGAACGCCTGTTCACCGCCGACATCCCGGACCCCGACCTGATCGTCCGCACCAGCGGCGAGAAGCGCATCAGCAATTTCCTGCTCTGGCAGGCGGCGTATGCCGAGCTGGTCTTCGTGGACACGCTCTGGCCCGATTTTTCCAAGCGTGACCTGGAGGCGGCGATTGAAGAGTTCCACCGACGGGAACGTCGCTTCGGCGCAACCACCGGCACCCGCTAA
- the frr gene encoding ribosome recycling factor: protein MAAPDASDLKRRMEGALEAFRKELSGLRTGRASASLLEPVTVEAYGARMHLKEVGTVSVPEPRLIVVQVWDRGMVKAVEKGIRDSGLGLNPQTEGQSIRVPLPDLTQERRKELAKVAHKYAEQARVAVRNVRRDGMDGLKKAEKAGDISQDEHKGLGEKVQALTDQYIKLVDDALAAKEKDIMQV from the coding sequence GTGGCTGCGCCCGACGCATCGGATCTCAAGCGCCGCATGGAAGGAGCGCTTGAGGCGTTTCGCAAGGAGTTGAGCGGTCTGCGCACCGGCCGCGCCTCCGCCAGCCTGCTTGAGCCCGTGACCGTCGAGGCCTACGGCGCCCGCATGCACCTCAAGGAGGTGGGCACGGTCAGCGTGCCGGAGCCGCGCCTGATCGTCGTGCAGGTGTGGGACCGCGGCATGGTCAAGGCCGTCGAGAAGGGCATCCGCGATTCGGGCCTCGGCCTGAACCCGCAGACGGAAGGCCAGTCGATCCGCGTGCCGCTGCCCGACCTGACGCAGGAGCGCCGCAAGGAACTCGCCAAGGTCGCCCACAAATACGCCGAGCAGGCGCGCGTCGCCGTGCGCAACGTGCGCCGCGACGGCATGGACGGCCTGAAGAAGGCCGAGAAGGCCGGCGACATCTCGCAGGACGAGCACAAGGGGCTCGGCGAGAAGGTCCAGGCGCTCACCGACCAGTACATCAAGCTGGTCGACGATGCGCTTGCGGCGAAAGAAAAGGACATCATGCAGGTCTGA
- the pyrH gene encoding UMP kinase: MAQTTGTTEPADGIRFKRVLLKVSGEALMGQRDYGLDPDVVNRVANEVKAVIELGVQVSLVIGGGNIFRGVKGAASGMERASADYIGMLATVMNALSMQSALERMGVVTRVQSAIPMSSVCEPYIRRRAIRHMEKGRVVIFAAGTGNPFFTTDTAAALRASEMGCDALLKGTQVDGVYTADPKKVKDAERYERLGYLEVLAKDLQVMDASAISLARESHIPILVFSIHTPGAFAEVMQGRGKFTIINEETE, from the coding sequence ATGGCCCAGACCACCGGGACCACCGAGCCGGCTGACGGCATCCGCTTCAAACGAGTCCTGCTGAAGGTGTCGGGCGAGGCGTTGATGGGTCAGCGCGACTACGGCCTCGACCCGGACGTCGTCAACCGCGTCGCCAACGAGGTGAAGGCGGTGATCGAGCTGGGCGTCCAGGTGAGCCTGGTCATCGGCGGGGGCAACATCTTCCGCGGCGTGAAGGGTGCGGCGAGCGGCATGGAGCGCGCCTCGGCCGACTACATCGGGATGCTCGCCACCGTGATGAACGCCCTGTCGATGCAGAGCGCTCTGGAGCGGATGGGTGTGGTGACCCGCGTGCAGTCGGCCATTCCCATGTCGTCGGTGTGCGAGCCCTACATCCGGCGCCGCGCCATCCGGCACATGGAAAAGGGCCGCGTGGTGATCTTCGCCGCCGGCACCGGCAATCCCTTCTTCACCACCGACACCGCCGCCGCGCTGCGCGCATCGGAGATGGGCTGCGACGCTCTGCTGAAGGGCACGCAGGTGGACGGCGTCTACACCGCCGACCCGAAGAAGGTGAAGGACGCGGAGCGTTACGAGCGCCTCGGCTATCTGGAGGTCCTGGCCAAGGACCTTCAGGTGATGGACGCCTCCGCGATCTCCTTGGCGCGCGAGAGCCACATCCCCATACTCGTGTTCTCGATCCACACCCCCGGCGCCTTCGCCGAGGTGATGCAGGGCCGGGGCAAGTTTACGATCATCAACGAAGAAACGGAGTGA
- the tsf gene encoding translation elongation factor Ts, producing MAEITAALVKELREKTGAGMMDCKKALAETQGDLEGAVDWLRKKGLAAAAKKSGRVAAEGLVAVATAGTAGAVVEVNAETDFVARNDKFQAFSLKAAELTLSGSGDVEGLKGTAYPDAGRTVQEELTNLIATIGENMNIRRSAKLSVPAGVVVSYVHSAIAPGLGKIGVLVALESTGDAAKLNDLGKQIAMHIAAARPDALDIADVDTSALERERNVLAEQARASGKPENIVEKMLEGRIRKYYEEVVLLEQTYVIDGETKVRKVVENAAKDVGAPVKVTGFVRFALGEGIEKAESDFAAEVAAAAGQK from the coding sequence ATGGCCGAGATTACCGCCGCGCTCGTCAAGGAACTGCGCGAGAAGACCGGCGCGGGCATGATGGACTGCAAGAAGGCGCTGGCCGAGACCCAGGGCGACCTCGAGGGCGCCGTTGACTGGCTGCGCAAGAAGGGCCTCGCCGCCGCCGCCAAGAAGTCCGGCCGCGTCGCCGCCGAGGGTCTGGTCGCCGTCGCCACCGCCGGCACCGCGGGCGCCGTCGTCGAGGTGAACGCCGAGACCGACTTCGTCGCGCGCAACGACAAGTTCCAGGCCTTCTCCCTGAAGGCCGCCGAGCTGACCCTGTCGGGTTCGGGCGACGTCGAGGGCCTGAAGGGCACCGCCTATCCGGACGCCGGCCGCACGGTCCAGGAAGAGCTGACCAACCTGATCGCCACCATCGGCGAAAACATGAACATCCGCCGCTCGGCCAAGCTGTCGGTCCCGGCGGGCGTCGTCGTGTCCTACGTCCACTCGGCCATCGCGCCGGGCCTCGGCAAGATCGGCGTTCTGGTCGCCCTGGAGTCGACCGGCGACGCCGCGAAGCTGAACGATCTGGGCAAGCAGATCGCCATGCACATCGCCGCCGCCCGTCCGGACGCCCTGGACATCGCCGACGTCGACACCTCCGCCCTGGAGCGTGAGCGCAACGTGCTCGCCGAGCAGGCCCGCGCCTCGGGCAAGCCGGAGAACATCGTCGAGAAGATGCTCGAAGGCCGCATCCGCAAGTACTACGAGGAAGTGGTGCTGCTGGAGCAGACCTACGTGATCGACGGCGAGACCAAGGTCCGCAAGGTGGTGGAGAACGCCGCCAAGGACGTCGGCGCCCCGGTCAAGGTGACGGGCTTCGTCCGCTTCGCGCTGGGCGAGGGCATCGAGAAGGCGGAGAGCGATTTCGCCGCCGAAGTCGCCGCCGCCGCCGGCCAGAAGTAA
- the rpsB gene encoding 30S ribosomal protein S2, whose product MAIPSFTMRQLLEAGVHFGHHTRRWNPKMGPYIFGVRNGVHIIDLEQTVPALHRALQAVRDVVAGGGRVLFVGTKRQAQEKVAEAASKCGQYYVNHRWLGGMLTNWKTISQSIKRLREMEERLGGDTSGLTKREILELTRERDKLERALGGIKEMGGLPDVLFIIDTNKESIAVKEANKLGIPVIAVIDSNSDPDGVAFPIPGNDDALRAIDLYCELVNGAVLDGLQAEMSAAGIDVGSSEEAPAEQLPEAEAEEAAPAEQAQA is encoded by the coding sequence ATGGCTATTCCGTCTTTCACCATGCGCCAGCTGCTCGAAGCCGGCGTCCACTTCGGTCACCACACCCGCCGCTGGAACCCGAAGATGGGTCCGTACATCTTCGGCGTGCGCAACGGCGTGCACATCATCGACCTGGAGCAGACGGTCCCGGCGCTGCACCGCGCCCTGCAGGCCGTCCGTGACGTCGTCGCCGGCGGCGGCCGCGTCCTGTTCGTCGGCACCAAGCGCCAGGCCCAGGAGAAGGTGGCCGAGGCCGCGTCGAAGTGCGGCCAGTACTACGTCAACCACCGCTGGCTCGGCGGCATGCTGACCAACTGGAAGACCATCTCCCAGTCGATCAAGCGCCTGCGCGAGATGGAAGAGCGTCTGGGCGGCGACACCTCGGGCCTGACCAAGCGCGAAATCCTCGAGCTGACCCGCGAGCGCGACAAGCTGGAGCGCGCGCTGGGCGGCATCAAGGAGATGGGCGGCCTGCCGGACGTCCTCTTCATCATCGACACCAACAAGGAGTCGATCGCGGTCAAGGAAGCCAACAAGCTGGGCATCCCGGTCATCGCGGTGATCGACAGCAACTCCGATCCGGACGGCGTGGCCTTCCCGATCCCGGGCAACGACGACGCGCTGCGCGCCATCGACCTGTACTGCGAGCTGGTGAACGGCGCCGTGCTCGACGGCCTGCAGGCCGAGATGAGCGCCGCCGGCATCGACGTCGGCTCCAGCGAGGAGGCTCCGGCCGAGCAGCTGCCGGAAGCCGAAGCGGAAGAGGCCGCGCCGGCTGAGCAAGCCCAGGCCTGA